A genome region from Triticum aestivum cultivar Chinese Spring chromosome 2B, IWGSC CS RefSeq v2.1, whole genome shotgun sequence includes the following:
- the LOC123046592 gene encoding wall-associated receptor kinase 2 has product MAELLPFPLVPWLLLTCFSPFFVHSMESSTSSCSSSNISIPYPFGVYGQSPSPAEGFEITCGSSGPMLPIGNNSISILNISLLDGYVTILASAASRSRHCGGDFASFSLEGTSFTFSDTRNKLTAVGCNMVAMLLNGTSDYSGGCASFCSTSNSIVDGACSGVACCQAPVPKGLKKLSLNFTNINASLSKYTLACAEAFIVEQNSYAFAAAYLKVLNNSNNSPPQYRPVVLEWSIDGGSCEEANRSASYACKENSYCYSSSNGIGYRCNCTEGFLGNPYLQGPGGCQDTDECSTVKPCTHTCINTKGSFNCVCPSGMNGDGRKEGSGCSGIGTLQISIVVGLALLLLLLVLGFWTHCLVKRRKLAKKRQRYFMQNGGVLLKQQMLSRRAPLRIFTSAELDKATNKFSDSNIVGRGGFGTVYKGVLSDQMVVAVKRSQRVDQSQVEQFVNELVILSQVTHKNVVQLLGCCLEAEVPLLVYEFISNGALFHHLHNTSIPMSWEDRLRTAVETASALAYLHLAAKTPIVHRDVKSSNILLDSSFTAKVSDFGASRPLPPNQTHVTTLVQGTLGYMDPEYFQTSQLTEKSDVYSFGVVLVELLTREKPISDGLVDEVRSLAMHFSTLFHQNQLLKIVDSQVAEEAGMRHVKTVAQLALRCLRSRGEERPRMIEVAVELEALRRLMKQHSVLKSEEEEPLLPLLRDLSCHGEMNFDAQLSSSHDGIAKDESMEIILLPSGDLSC; this is encoded by the exons ATGGCGGAGTTGCTTCCCTTTCCTCTCGTGCCATGGCTCCTCCTCACATGCTTCTCTCCATTCTTTGTTCATTCTATGGAATCGAGTACCTCCAGCTGCTCAAGTTCCAATATCTCCATCCCTTATCCTTTTGGTGTCTATGGGCAGAGCCCCTCCCCGGCTGAAGGGTTTGAGATCACATGTGGTTCATCTGGTCCTATGCTTCCCATAGGCAACAACTCAATTAGCATCCTCAACATTTCCCTGCTGGATGGTTATGTGACCATCCTGGCTAGTGCTGCCTCCCGTTCCCGGCATTGCGGAGGTGACTTTGCTAGCTTCAGCCTTGAGgggacaagcttcaccttctccgATACAAGGAACAAGTTGACAGCCGTCGGCTGTAATATGGTGGCCATGCTGTTGAATGGCACCAGCGATTACAGCGGTGGCTGCGCTTCTTTTTGCTCTACAAGCAATAGCATCGTCGATGGTGCTTGCTCTGGCGTGGCTTGCTGCCAAGCACCGGTGCCAAAGGGTTTGAAGAAGCTGTCTTTGAATTTCACGAACATAAATGCCAGCCTAAGCAAGTATACTTTAGCATGTGCTGAGGCGTTCATCGTGGAGCAGAACTCCTACGCTTTCGCTGCTGCCTACCTGAAGGTCCTGAACAACTCAAATAATAGCCCTCCTCAATACCGGCCTGTTGTTCTTGAGTGGTCCATAGATGGTGGCAGCTGTGAGGAGGCAAACCGCTCTGCATCATATGCTTGCAAGGAGAATTCTTACTGCTATAGCTCGTCCAATGGGATTGGATATCGCTGTAATTGTACCGAAGGATTTCTGGGGAACCCATACCTGCAAGGGCCTGGTGGATGCCAAG ATACTGATGAGTGCTCCACTGTAAAGCCATGCACGCATACCTGCATCAACACGAAGGGCAGCTTCAACTGTGTGTGCCCATCAGGGATGAATGGTGATGGCCGGAAGGAGGGAAGTGGCTGCAGTGGAATTGGCACGCTgcagatttcaatag TTGTGGGACTAGCTCTGCTACtgcttctccttgttctcggtttCTGGACTCACTGTCTTGTTAAGAGGAGAAAGCTTGCGAAGAAAAGACAGAGATATTTTATGCAGAATGGTGGCGTGTTACTGAAGCAGCAAATGCTTTCTCGGAGAGCACCGCTGCGGATATTTACCTCAGCTGAGCTTGACAAAGCAACCAACAAATTCAGTGATAGCAATATTGTTGGTAGAGGTGGATTCGGGACTGTCTACAAAGGTGTACTATCAGATCAAATGGTTGTAGCAGTCAAAAGGTCGCAGCGAGTTGATCAGAGCCAGGTGGAACAATTTGTCAATGAGCTGGTCATTCTTTCACAAGTGACCCACAAGAACGTGGTTCAGCTACTAGGCTGTTGTCTTGAGGCAGAAGTTCCCTTATTGGTGTATGAATTCATCTCCAATGGTGCCCTTTTTCATCATCTCCACAATACATCAATCCCAATGTCATGGGAGGACCGCCTAAGGACTGCAGTTGAAACCGCATCGGCACTTGCATACTTGCACTTGGCTGCAAAGACGCCAATCGTTCACAGAGACGTCAAGTCATCGAACATTCTTCTTGATTCGAGCTTCACCGCAAAGGTGTCTGATTTCGGCGCGTCAAGGCCACTACCCCCAAATCAGACCCATGTGACGACCTTAGTGCAGGGCACGCTAGGGTACATGGACCCTGAGTACTTCCAGACAAGCCAACTGACCGAGAAAAGTGACGTTTACAGCTTTGGCGTGGTACTTGTTGAGCTTTTGACAAGGGAGAAACCAATATCAGATGGTCTGGTCGACGAGGTTAGAAGTCTAGCAATGCATTTTAGCACGTTATTCCACCAGAACCAGTTGCTGAAGATTGTGGACTCTCAAGTGGCTGAGGAAGCTGGGATGAGACATGTCAAAACAGTCGCACAGTTGGCTTTGCGATGCTTGAGGTCGAGAGGTGAAGAGAGGCCGAGGATGATTGAGGTTGCGGTTGAACTTGAAGCTCTGAGAAGACTGATGAAACAACACTCTGTCCTGAAGAGTGAAGAAGAAGagcctctgcttcctctgcttcgagaCTTGAGTTGCCACGGGGAGATGAATTTCGATGCGCAGTTGAGTTCGAGCCATGATGGAATTGCCAAGGATGAAAGTATGGAGATCATTCTACTCCCATCCGGCGATCTCTCATGTTAG
- the LOC123046593 gene encoding wall-associated receptor kinase 3, with product MPCRRESRSAMSAWRLRPFMLFLFLLSVLPHGTLSQIALPPPSPPSRVAPNITCDSIQYPFGVKGKALQPGFEVTCGRNKEAMLQIDKHSYKIDYVSVEEGSVVVSAGPIHQVCYDNKGKQMKATGIGNISLEQTPFTFSKSNKLVATGCNYRLVAKFSNSSAGETICYVYCDESSSTVDCIRGVACCEVPMPMNTTREFTFKFDKIEEQDMGREDGTCSAAFFLDQGEQVFMGGRGGVQRPLPLKDMLLPAGDHRMSLDWTIGHSTCHQASTHNLARRYCNNMSGCIDAPSGAGHLCKCRAGYDGNPYAPDGCVDIDECRTPDSNNCTFQDFCHNTDGGFTCSCPNGWIGDGYMTGTNCTEALSPSGSPMQQPQGLNDCDHPEKNPCTYPAYCSDEQGVVVCDCPFGMSGNGRKMGSGCFPIYIALGVGLALVVIISSTALCCYWGMKRRNVRRKRAELFRKNGGLLLQQRFTAITSHGKDSSAKIFSAEELKTATNNYNETRILGRGAYGTVYKGVLPDETVVAVKKSRVFDESQVEQFVNEITILSQTDHPNVVKLLGCCLEIEVPLLVYEFIPNGTLFQHIHNRSAPRSLTWEDTLRIAAEAAEALAYLHSTSSIPIIHRDIKSSNILLDENFVAKISDFGASRSVPFDQTHVTTLIQGTIGYLDPEYFQSSQLTEKSDVYSFGVVLAELLTRQKPISVGRPEESCNLAMHMVILVNEGRLLKEIEPDILAEAGEEQLYAVAQLSVRCLNMNGQERPIMKEVASVLEGLRRSFTNNKEQTRRRTDESAQKYNEQGRLLREASSTSSLHYSEGSTQLSMEAEMKASCHTPR from the exons ATGCCATGCCGAAGGGAGAGCAGATCAGCCATGTCCGCATGGCGGCTCCGCCCGTTCatgctcttcctcttcctcttgtcAGTGTTGCCCCATGGCACACTCTCACAGATAGCGCTGCCGCCACCGTCACCACCGTCTAGGGTGGCGCCGAACATAACATGCGACAGCATCCAGTATCCATTTGGCGTCAAAGGCAAAGCCCTGCAACCAGGCTTCGAGGTAACGTGCGGCCGAAACAAGGAGGCCATGTTGCAGATCGACAAGCATAGCTATAAAATCGACTATGTGTCGGTGGAAGAAGGCTCCGTCGTCGTCTCAGCCGGGCCCATCCACCAAGTCTGCTACGACAACAAAGGTAAGCAGATGAAGGCCACGGGAATCGGCAATATCAGCTTGGAGCAGACGCCCTTCACCTTCTCCAAGAGCAATAAGCTGGTGGCCACTGGATGCAACTACAGGCTAGTTGCTAAGTTCAGTAACTCGTCGGCCGGTGAAACTATCTGCTACGTCTACTGTGACGAAAGCTCCAGCACCGTCGATTGTATTCGTGGGGTAGCATGCTGCGAGGTCCCCATGCCGATGAACACCACTCGAGAGTTCACCTTCAAGTTCGACAAGATAGAAGAGCAAGACATGGGCAGAGAGGACGGCACTTGTAGCGCTGCCTTCTTCCTCGACCAAGGCGAGCAAGTCTTCATGGGTGGCAGAGGCGGTGTCCAGAGGCCGCTGCCGCTGAAAGACATGTTGTTGCCGGCTGGTGACCACAGGATGAGCTTGGATTGGACAATTGGACACAGCACATGCCACCAGGCTTCGACCCACAACTTGGCGCGAAGGTACTGCAACAACATGAGCGGGTGTATTGACGCACCCAGTGGAGCGGGCCATCTCTGCAAGTGCCGCGCAGGGTATGACGGGAATCCGTATGCTCCCGATGGATGTGTAG ATATCGATGAATGCCGGACTCCCGACAGCAACAATTGCACCTTTCAAGACTTCTGCCACAACACCGACGGGGGTTTTACTTGCTCGTGTCCCAATGGCTGGATCGGTGACGGTTACATGACAGGGACAAACTGCACTGAGGCACTCAGTCCATCTG GTTCCCCTATGCAACAACCACAAG GTCTGAATGACTGCGATCATCCAGAAAAGAACCCCTGCACATACCCAGCGTACTGCAGTGATGAGCAAGGGGTAGTTGTGTGTGATTGTCCTTTCGGCATGAGTGGGAATGGCAGGAAAATGGGAAGTGGGTGCTTTCCCATATATATTGCTTTGG GTGTTGGTCTTGCACTTGTGGTTATAATATCTAGCACAGCTCTGTGCTGCTACTGGGGCATGAAGAGAAGAAATGTGAGAAGAAAGAGAGCTGAGTTATTCCGTAAGAATGGAGGTTTGCTGTTGCAGCAGAGATTTACGGCAATCACATCTCATGGTAAGGACTCTTCAGCAAAGATATTCAGTGCGGAAGAGCTCAAGACTGCAACTAACAACTATAACGAGACTCGAATTCTTGGCCGAGGTGCATATGGCACAGTGTACAAGGGTGTTCTTCCAGATGAGACTGTGGTTGCTGTAAAGAAGTCTAGGGTGTTTGATGAGAGCCAGGTGGAACAATTTGTCAATGAGATTACCATCTTATCACAGACCGATCACCCGAATGTTGTCAAGCTTTTGGGATGTTGTCTAGAGATAGAAGTTCCCTTGTTGGTATATGAGTTCATACCCAATGGAACACTCTTTCAGCACATCCACAACAGAAGTGCACCTCGCTCCTTAACATGGGAGGATACCTTAAGGATAGCTGCAGAAGCAGCAGAAGCACTTGCCTACCTCCATTCCACATCTTCTATACCAATTATTCACAGGGATATCAAATCAAGCAACATATTGTTGGATGAGAACTTTGTGGCCAAAATATCAGATTTTGGTGCATCAAGATCAGTTCCATTTGATCAAACTCATGTAACTACCCTTATTCAAGGTACTATAGGTTACCTCGATCCTGAATATTTTCAAAGCAGCCAGCTCACAGAGAAGAGTGATGTCTACAGTTTTGGAGTAGTTCTTGCAGAACTATTGACAAGGCAGAAGCCCATTTCTGTAGGCAGGCCAGAGGAATCATGCAACTTAGCAATGCATATGGTGATTCTAGTTAATGAAGGGCGCCTACTTAAGGAGATAGAGCCAGACATTTTGGCAGAAGCAGGTGAAGAGCAGCTCTATGCAGTTGCGCAGCTCTCTGTGAGATGCTTAAATATGAATGGACAAGAACGACCCATCATGAAGGAGGTTGCATCAGTTTTAGAGGGGCTAAGAAGGTCATTCACCAATAACAAGGAGCAAACTAGGAGAAGAACAGATGAATCTGCACAGAAATATAATGAACAAGGGCGCCTTCTACGTGAGGCAAGCTCGACTTCCAGCCTGCACTATTCAGAAGGAAGTACACAGTTGAGCATGGAGGCTGAAATGAAAGCTTCTTGTCACACTCCAAGATGA